The sequence below is a genomic window from Acropora palmata chromosome 5, jaAcrPala1.3, whole genome shotgun sequence.
CTTTGGGGGAGGCGCCATGCCATTCCCTCGGTAAGAAAACCTTACAAGCAGGCCGTGACTTAGAGCTTGGGACTTAGAGTTTAagtttttgtcatggtgaattTCGTAGACTAGAGCTATTTTTGGAAAGACCAACACCGTGGGGGATCTAGGGGAGGGGCCAGGGGGCTTCGTCTGGGAAAACCCTGTGACAGGCACAGTATGGTAGATGTACGCCCTTTGTTGACCTAAATATCGGAAACCGGGCCAGCCCGCATTCTCGATGATACGAACACATCATGACGTCTTAAATAGCATTTTAGTCGTTAGCCGCCGAGATCTTGGGTTCATATCAAGTGGCCCGAGCAAAATATCTacaaaaagggaaaagggAAAGGGAAAAGGGAAAGGGAAAGTAAGCAATTCAATTGCTATCTGTTGCATTTCAGTGGGTTCCCTGTGGAGCAATACTACGACCTCACTCTTTCACAGAAAAGCCATCTTCGGAGAAACGATGAACTGTAagtaaatgacaaaaaataagcTGTCATAATTCGTACAGCCTGGAAATTTGAaggctgcaaaaaaaaaaacagcaacaaataaACCCAACTAGAACGAGTCAACCAGCTGGCTATTTACAATTTAgattttttaaccaaaacCGCCCGTTTCTACATCAAGTATTTTAATGGTAAATGTTTACTTTCTGCGGCGTAACCACGTGAAATGTTTCGGCTAAAAAAAATCGTCTTCAACGACAAGATAACCTGTACTCTTAGATTGACTGGCAGttgttaacaattttattcgcAATGCTATCGGACGGacgaaatttgaatttcttttacCAGCTCAAGGGCTATTTTTGATACGCTTCGTTTCATTCGAAAACAGATAGAAGTTtggaaagtgaaaataaaaagccATACAATGGTCCTGGATTCGAAAAGGGTTCCCAAACTAATTTTTATGACACGCAAAGGGCTTCCCAAATAATTGTTTCGCTTGCTTCTTTTGAAGACGAAAAGAAAACCGTTATATTTAAAACGAAAGGTGATAAACAGATTTTCAATTAAGCCTAAATTACCCTCTTAAGTAATCGATTGTTGGAATCACTGCTGCAGAATTTTGCTCCCTCTTCCTTCTAAGATTACAAGTAATTCGGGAACGCTATTAGTTTAGCAACGACGAGCTCACACAACCGTATGGATTTGAAGAATAAATAGTTCCCCACGCGGGACACGCAGTTGGTTTATAAATTTATTCACTGTCTTTTCCCAAATAACAGCAGCAAGTTTTTCCGGTATTTGACGAAAACATTTAGCTTGCAACTTGCCTGTGGCTATTTTAGTTAAGTTCATTGAGGTATAAGATGAAATTCAATTGCGCGAGTATGTTTACGTTCAATTAAAGAATTTGACATGCCGTTGCCAAAATTTCCCTTTTGAATGGAAACATAATTGTTGCCACAGTCGTGTTATCAACATTAAATTGAAGTCAGTTCTTTGCCTCACAGTGACAAACTTATTGGTGCTCACCGCTGCCAAGCATCAACTCTGTCAACCGCTTTGGTTTCGTCATGTACACGCTAGAGCACTTCTTTCAATTAACACTGTATTTGAACCCAAAACATGTCTAAAACTTCTCAACATTTCCATAAATTACGATTAAAGACTTTTCACAATACAAGAAGCAAACACCTTGCCCGAATCGATGACAGCTAGCTTTTCAATGTCAGTCTGTTTCTGCCAAACATAATTTAAAATATggatttatttgaaaatttgaaaacagtgcatttcaaataggccgattttctttgcaaaagaGAACATTGCTCGTGTGAAGTGTCTCGTCTTCTAAACAGAATCACCCTGATCAGTTAGTTATCCAACATACTGGTTAATTTAACTTTGAGTTAAGTTCTTTTTGACAAATAACGCGTTgcattgatatttttttcttgaatctTCCACGCTGTATGCAATATTTTTACTCAAGTTATTCAGATTTTGTTTGCGAATACACGTTCACTGTTTATTTTGAATGGTAAAATTCACATCTATCTCGGTCGAAACAAATCACTGTCCATGTTTATCTTAGAGAAAAttctttaaaattgaaaaggcGTTTCCTCGATAAGACCTTTCGAATGTCATAGTCTAAGTTTAAATATCGTAAACACATTGTATTAAAAACAACGACTCCAAAAGGGGGTCCGTTGTAACACGATTACATTAACCAGTCATTGTCTATTACTTACTCCGCAGAAACTTCTCTCTCCAAAGGCTAATCCTTGTAACGTCTCAGcagaaataataaaagttCTTGACCTAAGGTAATTAGGAGCCACATGTTTTATCCGTTAAGTCCAATAGGACTCTTGGCAGCGAAATACTGAGAGTAGCTTTGAGCCAATTTTTCTGCGACATCTTCGCTGTCGATGGACCCTTTGAAATCCTCGGCAAAGTTTTCCGTGTAGCCAAAGTCCAGCGTTAGAACCACAACCTTCGGATCGTAATCAAGCTTGGGAGGCTGTTCTTCTTGCTCGGCGGATTTCTTAGACGTTTTCAGCGACTTTTCGAATTTCTTCTTTAATTGTTGATCCTCTTTTGGCCAGAGCGCCTTGTCTTGCAACATCAGTTCCAAGAGAGGCTTCTTGCCGGACGTGTTGTGTTCCTTGATCTGTTTCGTGAATTCTCCCTCTGCTTTGCCGATGTAAAACTGGTACTTTTTGTCATCTGGTTGGAACTCGTCGATCACGATGTAACAGTAAACCACCCCCTTGCATTCAAGCGGATTGCGAAGATATTCTTCGAGATTTTCTTGACGCGCTTCTTCGAATGCAGATTTCTCCGTCTTTTTTTCAACCTCTGTGTAGACTCGACTCCAGTATAGATAATTTGAAAAGGCAATCCTCATGGCGGCATCTAATCTCCTTTGTTGGTCTCTTTCCCTCAAATTCTTCGAGGTATCATTGGTAAGTGTGAACTCCATGTAGCGTTTCTCTCCTTTTTCCTTGTACGTCTTTAGCGCAAACACGGGCATCTCTCCAGCGATCAAATAACTGAGCGCAGCTGTTCTCTCTAAATCGACGAGCAGTAGATTTTCTTTGCG
It includes:
- the LOC141881857 gene encoding uncharacterized protein LOC141881857; protein product: MAATSYEASTDKHAVQLFDKAYLRPRTLLPAGLNLPEKETFLINVDSAMLDDKKEYSVAKRLENLEKRLQASKGKEKRSTFRKENLLLVDLERTAALSYLIAGEMPVFALKTYKEKGEKRYMEFTLTNDTSKNLRERDQQRRLDAAMRIAFSNYLYWSRVYTEVEKKTEKSAFEEARQENLEEYLRNPLECKGVVYCYIVIDEFQPDDKKYQFYIGKAEGEFTKQIKEHNTSGKKPLLELMLQDKALWPKEDQQLKKKFEKSLKTSKKSAEQEEQPPKLDYDPKVVVLTLDFGYTENFAEDFKGSIDSEDVAEKLAQSYSQYFAAKSPIGLNG